The following are encoded in a window of Castanea sativa cultivar Marrone di Chiusa Pesio chromosome 9, ASM4071231v1 genomic DNA:
- the LOC142610790 gene encoding B3 domain-containing transcription repressor VAL2 isoform X5, which produces MASSNSKKTCMNVLCDASTSADSKKGWALRSGDFAKLCDKCGSVYEQSIFCDVYHSKDSGWRECTSCGKRLHCGCITSISLVELLDCGGVSCINCAKNSGLVPISSNEKLDGFGTSKVDNVNELHPSPMDTQLDGNGIEKLKLMQLSNNFDGNGLRHLLQSHNADTIGSFGKLKEEEVFPSVGEIGTACFSNFNQACNGSSNTTKPDMYKANMGTKDIYESLPQTNLSMTLGAPSGNSSPLPSAVVDERENRKTSSPFLQGPRSRHLLPKPPRSALAGGLEANAGMVSQIRVARPPAEGRGRNQLLPRYWPRITDQELQQISGDSNSTIVPLFEKMLSASDAGRIGRLVLPKACAEAYFPAISQPEGLPLRIQDVKGKEWVFQFRFWPNNNSRMYVLEGVTPCIQSMQLQAGDTVTFSRMDPEGKLIMGFRKASNSVAMQSLKGTADPNLNALSKHLSSATGDISWHKSEKLEDRTREGLLLPPERKKARNIGSKSKRLLIDSQDVLELKLTWEEAQDLLYPPPTFKPSIVMIEDHEFEEYEEPPVFGKRSIFVARSTGGQEQWAQCDSCSKWRRLPVDILIPPKWTCADNAWDQNRCSCSAPDELNPRELENLLRLNREFKKRRTMTSNRPNQGHESSGLDALANAAILGDSVGDPGTTSVATTTKHPRHRPGCSCIVCIQPPSGKGKHKPTCTCNVCMTVKRRFKTLMMRKKKRQSEREAEIAQRNQQTWGSRDEAEVDSTSRHASSHLDPSENEARSANELESKSQSKLVDTGKGHLDLNCHPDQEEELQAGSKRMSMMSLLQEASLPLETYLKQNGLTLTSLITEQQASSASQIPPHASNENEGQLNEDCCFVSAEQEREGGGEEDCGPEGGGEEDCGPDLSQNDAQS; this is translated from the exons ATGGCGTCGTCGAACTCGAAGAAGACTTGCATGAATGTACTGTGCGATGCGTCCACGTCGGCGGATTCGAAAAAAGGTTGGGCTCTGCGATCCGGCGATTTCGCTAAGCTCTGTGATAAGTGCGG GTCTGTGTATGAGCAATCAATTTTCTGTGATGTGTATCACTCCAAGGACTCTGGTTGGAGGGAGTGCACTTCATGTGGCAAG CGCCTTCACTGTGGGTGCATCACTTCCATTTCTCTGGTTGAGCTGCTTGACTGTGGTGGTGTAAGCTGTATAAACTGTGCAAAGAATTCAGGACTTGTCCCT ATTTCAAGCAATGAAAAGCTTGATGGATTTGGCACTTCCAAAGTTGATAATGTCAATGAATTGCATCCCAGTCCTATGGACACCCAACTGGATGGAAATGGCATTGAAAAATTGAAGCTTATGCAATTGAGCAATAATTTTGACGGTAATGGGCTTAGGCACTTGCTTCAATCTCATAATGCTGACACAATTGGGTCTTTTGGGAAACTGAAAGAGGAGGAAGTTTTTCCTTCTGTAGGAGAAATTGGAACTGCATGCTTCTCAAATTTTAATCAGGCATGCAATGGATCATCCAACACAACCAAACCAGACATGTATAAAGCAAACATGGGGACAAAAGATATATACGAGTCACTGCCACAGACAAACTTGAGCATGACTCTAGGTGCTCCCTCAGGAAATTCAAGTCCCCTTCCCAGTGCCGTTGTTGATGAAAGGGAAAATAGAAAGACATCCTCTCCATTCCTACAGGGGCCTAGGTCTCGCCATCTTTTGCCTAAACCCCCAAGGTCAGCCCTTGCAGGGGGTTTGGAGGCAAATGCTGGCATGGTTTCTCAGATACGTGTTGCAAGGCCACCTGCCGAAGGACGGGGACGGAATCAGTTGCTTCCTCGTTATTGGCCAAGGATCACAGACCAAGAGTTACAGCAAATATCTGGAGA TTCGAATTCCACAATTGTGCCACTGTTTGAAAAGATGCTGAGTGCCAGTGATGCAGGTCGAATTGGTCGTTTGGTTCTCCCAAAAGCATGTGCTGAA GCATATTTTCCTGCTATTTCTCAACCAGAGGGCCTTCCTTTAAGGATTCAAGATGTGAAGGGAAAAGAATGGGTGTTTCAGTTTAGATTTTGGCCTAATAATAACAGCAGAATGTATGTTTTGGAGGGTGTAACACCCTGCATACAGTCAATGCAGTTGCAAGCTGGAGATACAG TAACTTTTAGCCGCATGGATCCTGAAGGAAAACTTATCATGGGGTTCCGGAAAGCTTCAAATTCTGTTGCAATGCAG TCGCTTAAGGGAACTGCGGATCCAAATTTAAATGCACTTTCCAAACACTTGAGTTCAGCTACTGGTGATATTAGCTGGCATAAGTCTGAGAAGCTTGAAGACAGGACAAGGGAGGGCTTGCTGCTGCCTCCCGAGAGGAAAAAAGCACGAAATATTGGGTCCAAAAGTAAGAGGTTGCTCATTGATAGCCAAGATGTTTTGGAGCTGAAACTTACGTGGGAAGAGGCACAGGATTTGCTCTACCCACCTCCAACTTTTAAGCCAAGCATAGTCATGATTGAAGACCACGAATTTGAAGAGTATGAA GAACCTCCAGTCTTTGGAAAGAGAAGTATTTTTGTTGCTCGTTCAACTGG GGGACAAGAGCAATGGGCTCAGTGTGATAGTTGCTCCAAATGGCGAAGGTTGCCAGTTGATATACTTATTCCTCCTAAGTGGACATGTGCAGACAATGCTTGGGATCAAAACAG GTGCTCATGTTCTGCACCAGATGAATTGAACCCTAGGGAACTGGAAAATCTTCTCAGACTGAATAGAG AATTCAAGAAAAGGAGAACAATGACAAGCAATAGGCCAAACCAAGGGCATGAATCTTCAGGACTGGATGCTTTGGCTAATGCTGCAATTCTAGGAGATAGTGTGGGTGACCCAGGCACCACATCAGTAGCTACCACAACAAAACACCCCAGGCATCGTCCTGGCTGCTCTTGCATTGTGTGCATCCAGCCCCCTAGTGGGAAGGGCAAGCACAAGCCTACATGCACATGCAATGTGTGCATGACAGTTAAACGTCGCTTTAAAACCTTAATGATGCGCAAGAAAAAACGTCAATCAGAGCGGGAAGCAGAGATTGCCCAGAGAAATCAGCAAACGTGGGGCTCTAGGGACGAAGCAGAAGTAGACAGTACATCTAGGCATGCATCATCTCACCTTGATCCTTCAGAAAATGAAGCTAGGTCAGCAAATGAGTTAGAATCCAAGAGCCAAAGCAAATTGGTCGACACTGGAAAGGGTCACTTAGACTTGAATTGCCATCCTGACCAAGAAGAAGAATTGCAAGCAGGATCAAAACGTATGAGCATGATGAGTCTTCTTCAAGAAGCAAGCCTTCCATTGGAGACGTATTTGAAGCAGAATGGTCTTACTCTTACAAGCTTGATCACTGAGCAACAAGCAAGTTCAGCATCACAAATTCCGCCACATGCCTCCAATGAGAATGAGGGACAACTTAATGAGGATTGCTGTTTTGTTTCTGCTGAACAAGAGCGAGAAGGAGGCGGAGAAGAGGATTGTGGACCAGAAGGAGGCGGAGAAGAGGATTGTGGACCAGATCTGAGCCAAAACGATGCTCAATCATGA
- the LOC142610790 gene encoding B3 domain-containing transcription repressor VAL2 isoform X3, with the protein MASSNSKKTCMNVLCDASTSADSKKGWALRSGDFAKLCDKCGSVYEQSIFCDVYHSKDSGWRECTSCGKRLHCGCITSISLVELLDCGGVSCINCAKNSGLVPISSNEKLDGFGTSKVDNVNELHPSPMDTQLDGNGIEKLKLMQLSNNFDGEIGTACFSNFNQACNGSSNTTKPDMYKANMGTKDIYESLPQTNLSMTLGAPSGNSSPLPSAVVDERENRKTSSPFLQGPRSRHLLPKPPRSALAGGLEANAGMVSQIRVARPPAEGRGRNQLLPRYWPRITDQELQQISGDSNSTIVPLFEKMLSASDAGRIGRLVLPKACAEAYFPAISQPEGLPLRIQDVKGKEWVFQFRFWPNNNSRMYVLEGVTPCIQSMQLQAGDTVTFSRMDPEGKLIMGFRKASNSVAMQDTYPSAIPNGAHSSETLFSGIFENLPIISGYSGLLQSLKGTADPNLNALSKHLSSATGDISWHKSEKLEDRTREGLLLPPERKKARNIGSKSKRLLIDSQDVLELKLTWEEAQDLLYPPPTFKPSIVMIEDHEFEEYEEPPVFGKRSIFVARSTGLIFRGQEQWAQCDSCSKWRRLPVDILIPPKWTCADNAWDQNRCSCSAPDELNPRELENLLRLNREFKKRRTMTSNRPNQGHESSGLDALANAAILGDSVGDPGTTSVATTTKHPRHRPGCSCIVCIQPPSGKGKHKPTCTCNVCMTVKRRFKTLMMRKKKRQSEREAEIAQRNQQTWGSRDEAEVDSTSRHASSHLDPSENEARSANELESKSQSKLVDTGKGHLDLNCHPDQEEELQAGSKRMSMMSLLQEASLPLETYLKQNGLTLTSLITEQQASSASQIPPHASNENEGQLNEDCCFVSAEQEREGGGEEDCGPEGGGEEDCGPDLSQNDAQS; encoded by the exons ATGGCGTCGTCGAACTCGAAGAAGACTTGCATGAATGTACTGTGCGATGCGTCCACGTCGGCGGATTCGAAAAAAGGTTGGGCTCTGCGATCCGGCGATTTCGCTAAGCTCTGTGATAAGTGCGG GTCTGTGTATGAGCAATCAATTTTCTGTGATGTGTATCACTCCAAGGACTCTGGTTGGAGGGAGTGCACTTCATGTGGCAAG CGCCTTCACTGTGGGTGCATCACTTCCATTTCTCTGGTTGAGCTGCTTGACTGTGGTGGTGTAAGCTGTATAAACTGTGCAAAGAATTCAGGACTTGTCCCT ATTTCAAGCAATGAAAAGCTTGATGGATTTGGCACTTCCAAAGTTGATAATGTCAATGAATTGCATCCCAGTCCTATGGACACCCAACTGGATGGAAATGGCATTGAAAAATTGAAGCTTATGCAATTGAGCAATAATTTTGACG GAGAAATTGGAACTGCATGCTTCTCAAATTTTAATCAGGCATGCAATGGATCATCCAACACAACCAAACCAGACATGTATAAAGCAAACATGGGGACAAAAGATATATACGAGTCACTGCCACAGACAAACTTGAGCATGACTCTAGGTGCTCCCTCAGGAAATTCAAGTCCCCTTCCCAGTGCCGTTGTTGATGAAAGGGAAAATAGAAAGACATCCTCTCCATTCCTACAGGGGCCTAGGTCTCGCCATCTTTTGCCTAAACCCCCAAGGTCAGCCCTTGCAGGGGGTTTGGAGGCAAATGCTGGCATGGTTTCTCAGATACGTGTTGCAAGGCCACCTGCCGAAGGACGGGGACGGAATCAGTTGCTTCCTCGTTATTGGCCAAGGATCACAGACCAAGAGTTACAGCAAATATCTGGAGA TTCGAATTCCACAATTGTGCCACTGTTTGAAAAGATGCTGAGTGCCAGTGATGCAGGTCGAATTGGTCGTTTGGTTCTCCCAAAAGCATGTGCTGAA GCATATTTTCCTGCTATTTCTCAACCAGAGGGCCTTCCTTTAAGGATTCAAGATGTGAAGGGAAAAGAATGGGTGTTTCAGTTTAGATTTTGGCCTAATAATAACAGCAGAATGTATGTTTTGGAGGGTGTAACACCCTGCATACAGTCAATGCAGTTGCAAGCTGGAGATACAG TAACTTTTAGCCGCATGGATCCTGAAGGAAAACTTATCATGGGGTTCCGGAAAGCTTCAAATTCTGTTGCAATGCAG GACACCTATCCATCTGCCATTCCAAATGGCGCTCATTCAAGTGAAACTTTGTTTTCGGGTATATTTGAGAACCTACCTATAATAAGTGGTTACTCTGGCCTTCTTCAGTCGCTTAAGGGAACTGCGGATCCAAATTTAAATGCACTTTCCAAACACTTGAGTTCAGCTACTGGTGATATTAGCTGGCATAAGTCTGAGAAGCTTGAAGACAGGACAAGGGAGGGCTTGCTGCTGCCTCCCGAGAGGAAAAAAGCACGAAATATTGGGTCCAAAAGTAAGAGGTTGCTCATTGATAGCCAAGATGTTTTGGAGCTGAAACTTACGTGGGAAGAGGCACAGGATTTGCTCTACCCACCTCCAACTTTTAAGCCAAGCATAGTCATGATTGAAGACCACGAATTTGAAGAGTATGAA GAACCTCCAGTCTTTGGAAAGAGAAGTATTTTTGTTGCTCGTTCAACTGG CTTGATCTTCAGGGGACAAGAGCAATGGGCTCAGTGTGATAGTTGCTCCAAATGGCGAAGGTTGCCAGTTGATATACTTATTCCTCCTAAGTGGACATGTGCAGACAATGCTTGGGATCAAAACAG GTGCTCATGTTCTGCACCAGATGAATTGAACCCTAGGGAACTGGAAAATCTTCTCAGACTGAATAGAG AATTCAAGAAAAGGAGAACAATGACAAGCAATAGGCCAAACCAAGGGCATGAATCTTCAGGACTGGATGCTTTGGCTAATGCTGCAATTCTAGGAGATAGTGTGGGTGACCCAGGCACCACATCAGTAGCTACCACAACAAAACACCCCAGGCATCGTCCTGGCTGCTCTTGCATTGTGTGCATCCAGCCCCCTAGTGGGAAGGGCAAGCACAAGCCTACATGCACATGCAATGTGTGCATGACAGTTAAACGTCGCTTTAAAACCTTAATGATGCGCAAGAAAAAACGTCAATCAGAGCGGGAAGCAGAGATTGCCCAGAGAAATCAGCAAACGTGGGGCTCTAGGGACGAAGCAGAAGTAGACAGTACATCTAGGCATGCATCATCTCACCTTGATCCTTCAGAAAATGAAGCTAGGTCAGCAAATGAGTTAGAATCCAAGAGCCAAAGCAAATTGGTCGACACTGGAAAGGGTCACTTAGACTTGAATTGCCATCCTGACCAAGAAGAAGAATTGCAAGCAGGATCAAAACGTATGAGCATGATGAGTCTTCTTCAAGAAGCAAGCCTTCCATTGGAGACGTATTTGAAGCAGAATGGTCTTACTCTTACAAGCTTGATCACTGAGCAACAAGCAAGTTCAGCATCACAAATTCCGCCACATGCCTCCAATGAGAATGAGGGACAACTTAATGAGGATTGCTGTTTTGTTTCTGCTGAACAAGAGCGAGAAGGAGGCGGAGAAGAGGATTGTGGACCAGAAGGAGGCGGAGAAGAGGATTGTGGACCAGATCTGAGCCAAAACGATGCTCAATCATGA
- the LOC142610790 gene encoding B3 domain-containing transcription repressor VAL2 isoform X1, with product MASSNSKKTCMNVLCDASTSADSKKGWALRSGDFAKLCDKCGSVYEQSIFCDVYHSKDSGWRECTSCGKRLHCGCITSISLVELLDCGGVSCINCAKNSGLVPISSNEKLDGFGTSKVDNVNELHPSPMDTQLDGNGIEKLKLMQLSNNFDGNGLRHLLQSHNADTIGSFGKLKEEEVFPSVGEIGTACFSNFNQACNGSSNTTKPDMYKANMGTKDIYESLPQTNLSMTLGAPSGNSSPLPSAVVDERENRKTSSPFLQGPRSRHLLPKPPRSALAGGLEANAGMVSQIRVARPPAEGRGRNQLLPRYWPRITDQELQQISGDSNSTIVPLFEKMLSASDAGRIGRLVLPKACAEAYFPAISQPEGLPLRIQDVKGKEWVFQFRFWPNNNSRMYVLEGVTPCIQSMQLQAGDTVTFSRMDPEGKLIMGFRKASNSVAMQDTYPSAIPNGAHSSETLFSGIFENLPIISGYSGLLQSLKGTADPNLNALSKHLSSATGDISWHKSEKLEDRTREGLLLPPERKKARNIGSKSKRLLIDSQDVLELKLTWEEAQDLLYPPPTFKPSIVMIEDHEFEEYEEPPVFGKRSIFVARSTGLIFRGQEQWAQCDSCSKWRRLPVDILIPPKWTCADNAWDQNRCSCSAPDELNPRELENLLRLNREFKKRRTMTSNRPNQGHESSGLDALANAAILGDSVGDPGTTSVATTTKHPRHRPGCSCIVCIQPPSGKGKHKPTCTCNVCMTVKRRFKTLMMRKKKRQSEREAEIAQRNQQTWGSRDEAEVDSTSRHASSHLDPSENEARSANELESKSQSKLVDTGKGHLDLNCHPDQEEELQAGSKRMSMMSLLQEASLPLETYLKQNGLTLTSLITEQQASSASQIPPHASNENEGQLNEDCCFVSAEQEREGGGEEDCGPEGGGEEDCGPDLSQNDAQS from the exons ATGGCGTCGTCGAACTCGAAGAAGACTTGCATGAATGTACTGTGCGATGCGTCCACGTCGGCGGATTCGAAAAAAGGTTGGGCTCTGCGATCCGGCGATTTCGCTAAGCTCTGTGATAAGTGCGG GTCTGTGTATGAGCAATCAATTTTCTGTGATGTGTATCACTCCAAGGACTCTGGTTGGAGGGAGTGCACTTCATGTGGCAAG CGCCTTCACTGTGGGTGCATCACTTCCATTTCTCTGGTTGAGCTGCTTGACTGTGGTGGTGTAAGCTGTATAAACTGTGCAAAGAATTCAGGACTTGTCCCT ATTTCAAGCAATGAAAAGCTTGATGGATTTGGCACTTCCAAAGTTGATAATGTCAATGAATTGCATCCCAGTCCTATGGACACCCAACTGGATGGAAATGGCATTGAAAAATTGAAGCTTATGCAATTGAGCAATAATTTTGACGGTAATGGGCTTAGGCACTTGCTTCAATCTCATAATGCTGACACAATTGGGTCTTTTGGGAAACTGAAAGAGGAGGAAGTTTTTCCTTCTGTAGGAGAAATTGGAACTGCATGCTTCTCAAATTTTAATCAGGCATGCAATGGATCATCCAACACAACCAAACCAGACATGTATAAAGCAAACATGGGGACAAAAGATATATACGAGTCACTGCCACAGACAAACTTGAGCATGACTCTAGGTGCTCCCTCAGGAAATTCAAGTCCCCTTCCCAGTGCCGTTGTTGATGAAAGGGAAAATAGAAAGACATCCTCTCCATTCCTACAGGGGCCTAGGTCTCGCCATCTTTTGCCTAAACCCCCAAGGTCAGCCCTTGCAGGGGGTTTGGAGGCAAATGCTGGCATGGTTTCTCAGATACGTGTTGCAAGGCCACCTGCCGAAGGACGGGGACGGAATCAGTTGCTTCCTCGTTATTGGCCAAGGATCACAGACCAAGAGTTACAGCAAATATCTGGAGA TTCGAATTCCACAATTGTGCCACTGTTTGAAAAGATGCTGAGTGCCAGTGATGCAGGTCGAATTGGTCGTTTGGTTCTCCCAAAAGCATGTGCTGAA GCATATTTTCCTGCTATTTCTCAACCAGAGGGCCTTCCTTTAAGGATTCAAGATGTGAAGGGAAAAGAATGGGTGTTTCAGTTTAGATTTTGGCCTAATAATAACAGCAGAATGTATGTTTTGGAGGGTGTAACACCCTGCATACAGTCAATGCAGTTGCAAGCTGGAGATACAG TAACTTTTAGCCGCATGGATCCTGAAGGAAAACTTATCATGGGGTTCCGGAAAGCTTCAAATTCTGTTGCAATGCAG GACACCTATCCATCTGCCATTCCAAATGGCGCTCATTCAAGTGAAACTTTGTTTTCGGGTATATTTGAGAACCTACCTATAATAAGTGGTTACTCTGGCCTTCTTCAGTCGCTTAAGGGAACTGCGGATCCAAATTTAAATGCACTTTCCAAACACTTGAGTTCAGCTACTGGTGATATTAGCTGGCATAAGTCTGAGAAGCTTGAAGACAGGACAAGGGAGGGCTTGCTGCTGCCTCCCGAGAGGAAAAAAGCACGAAATATTGGGTCCAAAAGTAAGAGGTTGCTCATTGATAGCCAAGATGTTTTGGAGCTGAAACTTACGTGGGAAGAGGCACAGGATTTGCTCTACCCACCTCCAACTTTTAAGCCAAGCATAGTCATGATTGAAGACCACGAATTTGAAGAGTATGAA GAACCTCCAGTCTTTGGAAAGAGAAGTATTTTTGTTGCTCGTTCAACTGG CTTGATCTTCAGGGGACAAGAGCAATGGGCTCAGTGTGATAGTTGCTCCAAATGGCGAAGGTTGCCAGTTGATATACTTATTCCTCCTAAGTGGACATGTGCAGACAATGCTTGGGATCAAAACAG GTGCTCATGTTCTGCACCAGATGAATTGAACCCTAGGGAACTGGAAAATCTTCTCAGACTGAATAGAG AATTCAAGAAAAGGAGAACAATGACAAGCAATAGGCCAAACCAAGGGCATGAATCTTCAGGACTGGATGCTTTGGCTAATGCTGCAATTCTAGGAGATAGTGTGGGTGACCCAGGCACCACATCAGTAGCTACCACAACAAAACACCCCAGGCATCGTCCTGGCTGCTCTTGCATTGTGTGCATCCAGCCCCCTAGTGGGAAGGGCAAGCACAAGCCTACATGCACATGCAATGTGTGCATGACAGTTAAACGTCGCTTTAAAACCTTAATGATGCGCAAGAAAAAACGTCAATCAGAGCGGGAAGCAGAGATTGCCCAGAGAAATCAGCAAACGTGGGGCTCTAGGGACGAAGCAGAAGTAGACAGTACATCTAGGCATGCATCATCTCACCTTGATCCTTCAGAAAATGAAGCTAGGTCAGCAAATGAGTTAGAATCCAAGAGCCAAAGCAAATTGGTCGACACTGGAAAGGGTCACTTAGACTTGAATTGCCATCCTGACCAAGAAGAAGAATTGCAAGCAGGATCAAAACGTATGAGCATGATGAGTCTTCTTCAAGAAGCAAGCCTTCCATTGGAGACGTATTTGAAGCAGAATGGTCTTACTCTTACAAGCTTGATCACTGAGCAACAAGCAAGTTCAGCATCACAAATTCCGCCACATGCCTCCAATGAGAATGAGGGACAACTTAATGAGGATTGCTGTTTTGTTTCTGCTGAACAAGAGCGAGAAGGAGGCGGAGAAGAGGATTGTGGACCAGAAGGAGGCGGAGAAGAGGATTGTGGACCAGATCTGAGCCAAAACGATGCTCAATCATGA
- the LOC142610790 gene encoding B3 domain-containing transcription repressor VAL2 isoform X4, with protein MASSNSKKTCMNVLCDASTSADSKKGWALRSGDFAKLCDKCGSVYEQSIFCDVYHSKDSGWRECTSCGKRLHCGCITSISLVELLDCGGVSCINCAKNSGLVPISSNEKLDGFGTSKVDNVNELHPSPMDTQLDGNGIEKLKLMQLSNNFDGNGLRHLLQSHNADTIGSFGKLKEEEVFPSVGEIGTACFSNFNQACNGSSNTTKPDMYKANMGTKDIYESLPQTNLSMTLGAPSGNSSPLPSAVVDERENRKTSSPFLQGPRSRHLLPKPPRSALAGGLEANAGMVSQIRVARPPAEGRGRNQLLPRYWPRITDQELQQISGDSNSTIVPLFEKMLSASDAGRIGRLVLPKACAEAYFPAISQPEGLPLRIQDVKGKEWVFQFRFWPNNNSRMYVLEGVTPCIQSMQLQAGDTVTFSRMDPEGKLIMGFRKASNSVAMQSLKGTADPNLNALSKHLSSATGDISWHKSEKLEDRTREGLLLPPERKKARNIGSKSKRLLIDSQDVLELKLTWEEAQDLLYPPPTFKPSIVMIEDHEFEEYEEPPVFGKRSIFVARSTGLIFRGQEQWAQCDSCSKWRRLPVDILIPPKWTCADNAWDQNRCSCSAPDELNPRELENLLRLNREFKKRRTMTSNRPNQGHESSGLDALANAAILGDSVGDPGTTSVATTTKHPRHRPGCSCIVCIQPPSGKGKHKPTCTCNVCMTVKRRFKTLMMRKKKRQSEREAEIAQRNQQTWGSRDEAEVDSTSRHASSHLDPSENEARSANELESKSQSKLVDTGKGHLDLNCHPDQEEELQAGSKRMSMMSLLQEASLPLETYLKQNGLTLTSLITEQQASSASQIPPHASNENEGQLNEDCCFVSAEQEREGGGEEDCGPEGGGEEDCGPDLSQNDAQS; from the exons ATGGCGTCGTCGAACTCGAAGAAGACTTGCATGAATGTACTGTGCGATGCGTCCACGTCGGCGGATTCGAAAAAAGGTTGGGCTCTGCGATCCGGCGATTTCGCTAAGCTCTGTGATAAGTGCGG GTCTGTGTATGAGCAATCAATTTTCTGTGATGTGTATCACTCCAAGGACTCTGGTTGGAGGGAGTGCACTTCATGTGGCAAG CGCCTTCACTGTGGGTGCATCACTTCCATTTCTCTGGTTGAGCTGCTTGACTGTGGTGGTGTAAGCTGTATAAACTGTGCAAAGAATTCAGGACTTGTCCCT ATTTCAAGCAATGAAAAGCTTGATGGATTTGGCACTTCCAAAGTTGATAATGTCAATGAATTGCATCCCAGTCCTATGGACACCCAACTGGATGGAAATGGCATTGAAAAATTGAAGCTTATGCAATTGAGCAATAATTTTGACGGTAATGGGCTTAGGCACTTGCTTCAATCTCATAATGCTGACACAATTGGGTCTTTTGGGAAACTGAAAGAGGAGGAAGTTTTTCCTTCTGTAGGAGAAATTGGAACTGCATGCTTCTCAAATTTTAATCAGGCATGCAATGGATCATCCAACACAACCAAACCAGACATGTATAAAGCAAACATGGGGACAAAAGATATATACGAGTCACTGCCACAGACAAACTTGAGCATGACTCTAGGTGCTCCCTCAGGAAATTCAAGTCCCCTTCCCAGTGCCGTTGTTGATGAAAGGGAAAATAGAAAGACATCCTCTCCATTCCTACAGGGGCCTAGGTCTCGCCATCTTTTGCCTAAACCCCCAAGGTCAGCCCTTGCAGGGGGTTTGGAGGCAAATGCTGGCATGGTTTCTCAGATACGTGTTGCAAGGCCACCTGCCGAAGGACGGGGACGGAATCAGTTGCTTCCTCGTTATTGGCCAAGGATCACAGACCAAGAGTTACAGCAAATATCTGGAGA TTCGAATTCCACAATTGTGCCACTGTTTGAAAAGATGCTGAGTGCCAGTGATGCAGGTCGAATTGGTCGTTTGGTTCTCCCAAAAGCATGTGCTGAA GCATATTTTCCTGCTATTTCTCAACCAGAGGGCCTTCCTTTAAGGATTCAAGATGTGAAGGGAAAAGAATGGGTGTTTCAGTTTAGATTTTGGCCTAATAATAACAGCAGAATGTATGTTTTGGAGGGTGTAACACCCTGCATACAGTCAATGCAGTTGCAAGCTGGAGATACAG TAACTTTTAGCCGCATGGATCCTGAAGGAAAACTTATCATGGGGTTCCGGAAAGCTTCAAATTCTGTTGCAATGCAG TCGCTTAAGGGAACTGCGGATCCAAATTTAAATGCACTTTCCAAACACTTGAGTTCAGCTACTGGTGATATTAGCTGGCATAAGTCTGAGAAGCTTGAAGACAGGACAAGGGAGGGCTTGCTGCTGCCTCCCGAGAGGAAAAAAGCACGAAATATTGGGTCCAAAAGTAAGAGGTTGCTCATTGATAGCCAAGATGTTTTGGAGCTGAAACTTACGTGGGAAGAGGCACAGGATTTGCTCTACCCACCTCCAACTTTTAAGCCAAGCATAGTCATGATTGAAGACCACGAATTTGAAGAGTATGAA GAACCTCCAGTCTTTGGAAAGAGAAGTATTTTTGTTGCTCGTTCAACTGG CTTGATCTTCAGGGGACAAGAGCAATGGGCTCAGTGTGATAGTTGCTCCAAATGGCGAAGGTTGCCAGTTGATATACTTATTCCTCCTAAGTGGACATGTGCAGACAATGCTTGGGATCAAAACAG GTGCTCATGTTCTGCACCAGATGAATTGAACCCTAGGGAACTGGAAAATCTTCTCAGACTGAATAGAG AATTCAAGAAAAGGAGAACAATGACAAGCAATAGGCCAAACCAAGGGCATGAATCTTCAGGACTGGATGCTTTGGCTAATGCTGCAATTCTAGGAGATAGTGTGGGTGACCCAGGCACCACATCAGTAGCTACCACAACAAAACACCCCAGGCATCGTCCTGGCTGCTCTTGCATTGTGTGCATCCAGCCCCCTAGTGGGAAGGGCAAGCACAAGCCTACATGCACATGCAATGTGTGCATGACAGTTAAACGTCGCTTTAAAACCTTAATGATGCGCAAGAAAAAACGTCAATCAGAGCGGGAAGCAGAGATTGCCCAGAGAAATCAGCAAACGTGGGGCTCTAGGGACGAAGCAGAAGTAGACAGTACATCTAGGCATGCATCATCTCACCTTGATCCTTCAGAAAATGAAGCTAGGTCAGCAAATGAGTTAGAATCCAAGAGCCAAAGCAAATTGGTCGACACTGGAAAGGGTCACTTAGACTTGAATTGCCATCCTGACCAAGAAGAAGAATTGCAAGCAGGATCAAAACGTATGAGCATGATGAGTCTTCTTCAAGAAGCAAGCCTTCCATTGGAGACGTATTTGAAGCAGAATGGTCTTACTCTTACAAGCTTGATCACTGAGCAACAAGCAAGTTCAGCATCACAAATTCCGCCACATGCCTCCAATGAGAATGAGGGACAACTTAATGAGGATTGCTGTTTTGTTTCTGCTGAACAAGAGCGAGAAGGAGGCGGAGAAGAGGATTGTGGACCAGAAGGAGGCGGAGAAGAGGATTGTGGACCAGATCTGAGCCAAAACGATGCTCAATCATGA